Proteins encoded within one genomic window of Microbacterium soli:
- a CDS encoding Rv3235 family protein, with translation MTLTEYFAAQPTSAALLPDPIPLLRSLTNGALEVLAGARKVDQLARWLSEDAFRALAARASLSARARSARGIAPSRPAFRILSMRVTEPADGIVEAVVVVAGPGRTRAVAVRLEGLDGRWRASSFAVL, from the coding sequence ATGACGTTGACCGAGTACTTCGCAGCACAGCCGACCTCTGCGGCGCTTCTTCCGGATCCGATTCCCCTGCTGCGAAGTCTCACGAACGGCGCGCTGGAGGTGCTCGCCGGGGCGAGGAAGGTCGACCAGCTGGCACGTTGGCTCAGTGAGGACGCGTTCCGCGCGCTGGCCGCGCGCGCGAGCCTCTCGGCGCGCGCACGAAGCGCCCGAGGCATCGCCCCGAGCCGCCCCGCCTTCCGGATCCTGTCGATGCGCGTCACCGAGCCCGCCGACGGCATCGTCGAGGCCGTGGTGGTCGTCGCCGGGCCGGGACGCACGAGGGCGGTGGCGGTGCGCCTGGAGGGTCTCGACGGGCGCTGGCGGGCGAGCTCCTTCGCAGTGCTCTGA
- a CDS encoding helix-turn-helix domain-containing protein: MPEASDKAPRFLAPAQVAELLSIEVDEVIALVHEGRLRGAELGSPPRWRIEEASLADYLEEQSEDARRQALWRQANDASFPELWGPAPYRRD, encoded by the coding sequence ATGCCCGAAGCATCCGACAAGGCGCCTCGCTTCCTTGCACCCGCACAGGTCGCCGAGCTGCTGAGCATCGAGGTCGATGAAGTCATCGCCCTCGTGCACGAGGGACGGCTGCGCGGGGCAGAGCTCGGATCTCCGCCGCGCTGGCGGATCGAGGAGGCGAGCCTGGCCGACTACCTCGAGGAGCAGTCCGAGGACGCCCGCCGTCAGGCGCTGTGGCGCCAGGCCAACGACGCGAGCTTCCCGGAGCTGTGGGGGCCCGCGCCCTATCGTCGCGACTGA
- a CDS encoding AAA family ATPase, translating to MTRVIVCAEGDDAAMLASDLELEGAEVLRLDAADLPRAGLDGVDALLLAPTRATLTAELLARCDRAGVRVVPVGAAPSRTVARFGLPAPLPFETPAAHVLRTLSAPPAAAPRPGGPPSRIIAVWGPHGAPGRSTIAVQLAVELSRSGRRTALVDADSVAPSLALQLGLDDDAPGLAAACRRAELGGLDVSELSRLATPVETSGGIVDVLRGLNRPSRWPELGAARVRTALSVCRSWAQDTVVDVAAELELDDDLGPGAPSRHAATTAALLEADIVVAVLSADPLGVSRFVRAHAELRHLLGGTPVSVVANRVRTGPLGIDVRGQIRRTLDRFAGIGEVAFVPEDQRAADAAALHARVIADVAPRSQLVSAVHRLSTALGPREKVTADSSRGSSRAVRRPR from the coding sequence ATGACGCGCGTGATCGTCTGCGCCGAGGGCGACGACGCGGCGATGCTCGCCTCCGACCTCGAGCTCGAGGGCGCCGAAGTCCTGCGTCTCGACGCCGCCGACCTGCCGCGTGCGGGGCTGGACGGTGTCGACGCGCTGCTGCTCGCACCAACCCGTGCAACGCTGACCGCCGAGCTCCTCGCCCGATGCGACAGAGCAGGAGTGCGTGTGGTCCCGGTCGGAGCCGCGCCGTCGCGGACCGTCGCGCGCTTCGGGCTGCCCGCTCCCCTCCCGTTCGAGACGCCTGCCGCGCACGTGCTGCGCACGCTCTCGGCGCCACCCGCCGCCGCTCCCCGGCCGGGCGGTCCTCCTTCGCGCATCATCGCGGTGTGGGGGCCGCACGGCGCGCCAGGACGGTCGACGATCGCCGTCCAGCTCGCCGTCGAGCTCTCCCGCTCGGGCCGGCGCACCGCGCTCGTGGATGCCGACAGCGTCGCCCCGTCACTGGCCCTCCAGCTGGGCCTCGACGACGACGCACCGGGTCTGGCGGCCGCCTGCCGTCGCGCAGAGCTGGGCGGCCTCGACGTCTCCGAGCTCTCCCGACTGGCGACCCCCGTGGAGACCTCGGGCGGGATCGTGGACGTGCTCCGCGGCCTGAACCGGCCCAGCCGCTGGCCGGAGCTGGGAGCGGCACGCGTGCGCACCGCGCTGAGCGTCTGCCGTTCCTGGGCGCAGGACACGGTCGTCGACGTCGCAGCCGAACTCGAGCTCGACGACGACCTCGGCCCGGGCGCACCCTCCCGTCACGCGGCGACGACCGCCGCCCTTCTCGAGGCCGACATCGTCGTGGCCGTGCTCTCCGCCGATCCGCTCGGGGTGAGCAGATTCGTCCGCGCGCACGCCGAGCTGCGTCACCTGCTGGGCGGCACGCCCGTCTCCGTCGTCGCCAACCGCGTCCGCACAGGCCCGCTGGGCATCGACGTGCGGGGGCAGATCCGTCGCACGCTGGACCGTTTCGCCGGCATCGGTGAAGTCGCCTTCGTCCCGGAGGATCAACGCGCGGCGGACGCCGCCGCGCTGCACGCCCGGGTCATCGCCGACGTCGCTCCGCGCTCCCAGCTGGTCAGCGCAGTGCACCGCCTGAGCACCGCACTGGGGCCGCGCGAGAAGGTCACTGCCGATAGCTCGCGAGGAAGTTCCCGAGCCGTTCGACGGCCTCGCTGA